The proteins below come from a single Acidimicrobiales bacterium genomic window:
- the gcvH gene encoding glycine cleavage system protein GcvH — MNVPEDLLYTSDHEWVRVEGDRARVGITDFAQDALGDVVYVGLPDVGAQVTAGAVCGEVESTKSVSEIYAPLSGVVVEVNGAVADNPETVNADPYGDGWMFVIQPASPDTGELLSPAAYTEVTST, encoded by the coding sequence GTGAACGTTCCCGAAGATCTTCTGTACACGTCGGACCATGAGTGGGTGCGCGTCGAGGGCGACCGCGCCCGGGTGGGCATCACCGACTTCGCGCAGGACGCGCTGGGCGACGTCGTCTACGTCGGGCTGCCGGACGTGGGCGCCCAAGTCACGGCCGGCGCAGTGTGCGGCGAGGTCGAGTCCACCAAGTCCGTCTCGGAGATCTACGCGCCGCTGTCAGGTGTCGTCGTGGAAGTGAACGGGGCGGTGGCCGACAATCCCGAGACGGTCAACGCCGACCCGTACGGCGACGGGTGGATGTTCGTGATCCAACCGGCCAGTCCCGATACCGGCGAGCTGTTGTCTCCGGCGGCGTACACCGAAGTCACCTCCACTTGA
- a CDS encoding DUF881 domain-containing protein: MTATTAPVGDEPVAGPTRWTASRIGSVLLVLGVTALVGFLAVGQLRGSEAFKQRLEAENEGDLTRILAGLTTEADALRDEISSLKLQLLQLQNSNAADSASTAAAEAQLRALQVLAGTVPVSGPGLTIKIEDPDGAIQYDTFIDVAAELRDAGAEALALNNRRIGAGSAFGESDGKVTVDGIAISAPYTLVAIGPASTLEGGLKIPGGALDVLNSLRGVAVDLQRSSKLDVPALSNPPRFRVGKPAS; this comes from the coding sequence GTGACCGCCACCACCGCACCCGTCGGCGACGAACCGGTTGCCGGCCCGACGCGGTGGACGGCGAGCCGGATCGGCTCGGTGCTCCTCGTGCTGGGCGTCACCGCCCTCGTGGGGTTCCTCGCCGTTGGGCAGTTGCGCGGATCAGAGGCGTTCAAGCAGCGGCTCGAGGCCGAAAACGAAGGCGACCTGACCCGCATCCTCGCCGGTCTTACGACGGAGGCCGACGCCCTGCGCGACGAGATCTCCAGTCTCAAGCTTCAGCTGTTGCAGCTCCAGAACAGCAACGCGGCCGACAGCGCCTCGACGGCGGCCGCCGAGGCGCAGCTGCGGGCCCTCCAGGTGCTCGCCGGCACGGTGCCGGTGTCGGGACCGGGACTCACCATCAAGATCGAGGACCCCGACGGCGCCATCCAGTACGACACCTTCATCGACGTCGCCGCCGAGTTGCGCGACGCCGGGGCCGAGGCGCTGGCCCTGAACAACCGGCGCATCGGGGCGGGCTCGGCGTTCGGAGAGTCCGACGGCAAGGTGACCGTCGACGGCATCGCGATCAGCGCGCCGTACACCCTGGTTGCCATCGGCCCGGCGTCCACGCTGGAAGGTGGCCTCAAGATCCCCGGCGGCGCCCTCGACGTCCTCAACTCGCTGCGCGGCGTCGCCGTGGACCTCCAGCGTTCGTCGAAGCTGGACGTCCCAGCACTCAGCAACCCACCAAGGTTTCGCGTAGGAAAGCCGGCGTCCTAG
- a CDS encoding small basic family protein: MFALLGLLVGALIAIAVHPTVSQELGRYVAMAVVAALDASLGGVRAYLEHTFNDRIFVVAFAANALVAIVLVWLGDQLGVDLVTAIVVVFGVRIFQNVAALRRRVFGG, translated from the coding sequence GTGTTCGCGCTGCTGGGACTGCTCGTCGGCGCCCTTATCGCCATCGCCGTCCACCCGACGGTGAGCCAGGAACTCGGCCGCTACGTCGCCATGGCCGTGGTTGCGGCGCTCGACGCGTCGCTCGGCGGTGTGCGGGCGTACCTCGAGCACACCTTCAACGACCGCATCTTCGTGGTGGCCTTCGCCGCCAACGCCCTCGTGGCGATCGTGCTCGTGTGGCTGGGCGACCAGCTCGGCGTCGACCTCGTGACCGCCATCGTGGTCGTGTTCGGCGTGCGCATCTTCCAGAACGTCGCCGCCCTGCGCCGCCGGGTATTCGGAGGCTGA
- a CDS encoding DUF881 domain-containing protein, with the protein MPRTTSPALVLVLALLGFGIVTAAQSATATKKAEQPGKERLIALIQQRRSQIGDLDQAVGKLRSQLADEQRRVSQVNHATAANTRAEATLAAQAGTSAVKGSGLRVKVSDADTIPDDAKDSEAYRISDLDLQLLVNALWGAGAEAVAINGNRVVATTSIRQAGETIVVNFRPLSPPYRIDAIGADATRFSRSDIAQRMRHWHTLFGLGFSAGRVDSMTLPAFAGRVGIDVATPKESS; encoded by the coding sequence GTGCCCCGCACAACTTCCCCGGCACTGGTTCTGGTCCTCGCGCTCTTGGGCTTCGGCATCGTCACCGCCGCGCAGTCGGCGACGGCGACGAAAAAGGCCGAGCAGCCCGGCAAGGAACGGTTGATCGCGCTCATCCAGCAGCGGCGCTCGCAGATCGGCGACCTCGACCAGGCCGTCGGCAAGCTGCGCAGCCAGCTCGCCGACGAGCAGCGCCGCGTCAGTCAGGTCAATCACGCGACAGCGGCGAACACCCGCGCCGAAGCGACCCTCGCCGCCCAGGCCGGCACGTCGGCCGTCAAGGGCTCGGGGCTGCGGGTCAAAGTGTCCGACGCCGACACCATTCCCGACGACGCCAAGGATTCCGAGGCGTATCGCATCTCCGACCTCGACCTGCAGTTGCTGGTCAACGCACTGTGGGGTGCCGGCGCCGAGGCAGTCGCCATCAACGGCAACCGCGTCGTGGCCACGACGTCGATCCGCCAAGCCGGCGAGACGATCGTGGTCAACTTCCGTCCGCTGTCGCCGCCGTATCGCATCGACGCCATCGGCGCCGACGCCACCCGTTTCAGCCGCAGCGACATCGCCCAGCGGATGCGCCATTGGCACACGTTGTTCGGCCTCGGCTTCTCGGCCGGTCGCGTCGACTCGATGACCCTTCCCGCGTTTGCCGGCCGGGTCGGCATCGACGTCGCCACGCCCAAGGAGAGCTCCTAA
- a CDS encoding sugar phosphate nucleotidyltransferase encodes MKAVIMAGGEGTRLRPLTLSTPKPMLPIANVPMMEHIVGLLREHGFDDIVVTVAFLAQNIRTYFGDGSEFGVRIRYATEDSPMGTAGSVRNARAELDERFLVISGDVLTDIDLGAVVAEHDRRGAMATIALKAMENPVDFGIVITDGEGRIERFLEKPTWGEVFSDTINTGIYVLEPSIFDYIGEGQVDFSSDVFPKLLEEGKPLYGAVVDGYWEDVGTLESYISAHRDALDSKVAIQLPGFEMADRIWVGEGADVHPAARIDGPCIIGHDCRVEAGAHLAPYTVLGDNVRVGPDCYIERSVVHDNSHLGRAVRLRGTIVGRRGDLRYGARCEEDVVLGDECFVGEHAVINQGVKVYPFKTVEPGAVVNASLVWESRGARGLFGREGVTGLANVDLSPELALRVAMAFATGFKKGAWVTTSRDSSRAARVLKRAVMVGLNAAGLNVDDLELATAPLTRFHARNHRHAGSITVRLAPDDPEKVTMRFYDSEGIDLAEADQRKIERLYHREDFRRVVAGEIGDIGFAPRAIEHYTAALIDKVDWGAIAQRQLKIVLDLAYGATSLVLPSVLAKVGGDVLVVNPYTRTSAAATFDATAHAANVANLVRSSGADLGAVLSPDGERIVLVDDLGHVLSGEQTQLAFVTMAAERGGGPIAVPVDSPAEAATIAAKGGVEVVWTKRSNASLLETAHTDGATIAADRRGGVAFPNFLPAFDGVAALLHVMDHVVRVGESLSTLRASTGTPAIAEETVVTPWERKGAVMREMVERNADRSLDLIDGVKVLLDDGWVLVLPDPEEPATLVMAEAPRESEAVARAQEYARRIRQLLR; translated from the coding sequence ATGAAGGCGGTGATCATGGCGGGCGGCGAAGGCACCCGGCTTCGTCCGCTGACGCTGTCGACGCCCAAGCCGATGTTGCCCATTGCGAACGTGCCGATGATGGAACACATCGTCGGGCTGTTGCGCGAGCACGGCTTCGACGACATCGTCGTCACCGTCGCGTTCTTGGCCCAGAACATCCGGACGTACTTCGGTGACGGCTCCGAGTTCGGCGTGCGCATCCGCTACGCCACCGAAGACTCCCCGATGGGGACGGCCGGCTCGGTGCGCAACGCCCGGGCCGAACTCGACGAGCGCTTTCTGGTCATCTCGGGCGACGTCCTGACCGACATCGATCTCGGCGCGGTGGTGGCCGAGCACGACCGGCGCGGCGCGATGGCCACGATTGCCCTCAAGGCGATGGAGAACCCGGTCGACTTCGGCATCGTCATCACCGATGGCGAAGGTCGCATCGAGCGGTTCCTCGAGAAGCCGACGTGGGGCGAGGTGTTCTCGGACACGATCAACACCGGCATCTACGTCCTGGAACCGTCGATCTTCGACTACATCGGCGAGGGCCAGGTCGACTTCTCCTCCGACGTGTTCCCGAAGCTGCTCGAGGAAGGCAAGCCGCTCTACGGCGCCGTGGTCGACGGCTACTGGGAGGACGTCGGCACCCTGGAGTCCTACATCAGCGCCCACCGCGACGCCCTCGACAGCAAGGTCGCCATCCAGCTGCCGGGCTTCGAGATGGCCGACCGCATCTGGGTGGGCGAGGGCGCCGACGTGCACCCCGCGGCGCGCATCGACGGGCCTTGCATCATCGGCCACGACTGCCGCGTCGAAGCCGGGGCGCACCTCGCGCCCTACACGGTGCTCGGCGACAACGTCCGCGTCGGCCCCGACTGCTACATCGAGCGTTCCGTCGTGCACGACAACAGTCACCTCGGCCGCGCCGTGCGCCTGCGCGGCACGATCGTGGGTCGCCGCGGCGACCTGCGCTACGGCGCCCGCTGCGAAGAAGACGTCGTGCTCGGCGACGAGTGCTTCGTCGGCGAGCACGCCGTCATCAACCAGGGCGTGAAGGTGTATCCGTTCAAGACGGTCGAGCCGGGCGCCGTCGTCAACGCGTCCCTGGTGTGGGAGTCGCGGGGCGCGCGCGGGCTGTTCGGGCGCGAAGGCGTCACCGGTCTGGCCAACGTCGACCTGTCACCCGAGCTGGCCCTGCGGGTGGCGATGGCCTTCGCGACCGGCTTCAAGAAGGGGGCGTGGGTGACCACGTCGCGCGATTCAAGTCGCGCCGCCCGCGTGCTCAAACGCGCCGTGATGGTCGGGCTGAACGCGGCCGGCCTCAACGTCGACGACCTCGAGCTGGCCACCGCGCCGCTGACGCGGTTCCACGCCCGCAACCACCGCCACGCCGGGTCGATCACCGTGCGGCTGGCGCCGGACGATCCGGAGAAGGTGACGATGCGCTTCTACGACAGCGAGGGCATCGACCTGGCCGAGGCCGATCAACGCAAGATCGAGCGGCTCTATCACCGCGAGGACTTCCGGCGTGTCGTGGCCGGTGAGATCGGCGACATCGGCTTCGCCCCCCGCGCCATCGAGCACTACACCGCCGCGCTCATCGACAAGGTCGACTGGGGGGCGATTGCCCAGCGCCAGCTCAAGATCGTGCTCGACCTGGCGTACGGCGCCACCAGCCTCGTGCTGCCCAGCGTGCTGGCCAAGGTGGGCGGCGACGTGCTCGTCGTCAATCCCTACACCCGCACCTCGGCGGCGGCGACCTTCGACGCCACGGCACACGCGGCCAACGTCGCCAACCTCGTGCGGTCGTCGGGCGCCGACCTGGGGGCCGTGCTGTCACCCGACGGTGAGCGCATCGTTCTCGTCGACGACCTCGGCCACGTGCTGTCGGGAGAGCAGACCCAGTTGGCCTTCGTGACGATGGCCGCCGAGCGCGGCGGAGGGCCGATCGCGGTCCCCGTCGATTCGCCGGCCGAGGCGGCGACGATCGCGGCCAAAGGGGGCGTCGAGGTCGTGTGGACCAAGCGTTCCAACGCCAGTCTGCTGGAGACGGCCCACACCGATGGGGCGACGATCGCCGCCGACCGCCGTGGTGGCGTGGCCTTCCCGAACTTCCTGCCGGCCTTCGACGGCGTCGCCGCGCTCCTGCACGTCATGGACCATGTCGTGCGTGTGGGCGAGTCGCTCTCGACGTTGCGCGCCTCGACGGGAACGCCCGCCATCGCCGAGGAGACGGTGGTCACGCCGTGGGAGCGCAAGGGCGCAGTCATGCGCGAAATGGTCGAGCGCAACGCCGATCGCTCGCTCGATCTGATCGACGGCGTCAAGGTCTTGCTCGACGACGGGTGGGTGCTGGTCCTGCCCGATCCTGAGGAACCCGCCACCCTCGTAATGGCCGAAGCCCCGCGCGAATCCGAGGCTGTCGCCCGCGCCCAGGAGTACGCGCGTCGCATTCGTCAGTTGCTTCGCTAA
- a CDS encoding CDP-alcohol phosphatidyltransferase family protein, translated as MEEHGSSAILTVPNVISLVRLLCVPLFVYLLFGRHERAYAAYLLAALGATDWVDGYIARHFGQVSELGKVLDPTADRAVLIVGIGCIAIDHAAPYWLIGLAVFREVAIAIAALAIAAAGARRMDVRWFGKAGTFGLLVAFPLFLGVRAHVSWEDQARLCAWIAAIPGLIFGYIAAVLYIPDARRAIQEGRAARDAQEVSA; from the coding sequence GTGGAAGAACACGGCAGCTCGGCGATCCTCACCGTGCCCAATGTGATCTCACTTGTCCGATTGCTGTGCGTTCCGCTGTTCGTCTACCTGCTGTTCGGCCGCCATGAGCGCGCCTACGCCGCCTACCTGCTGGCTGCCCTGGGGGCGACCGATTGGGTCGACGGGTACATCGCGCGGCATTTCGGGCAAGTGTCCGAGCTGGGAAAAGTGCTCGATCCGACCGCCGACCGCGCCGTGCTCATCGTGGGCATCGGCTGTATCGCCATCGACCACGCCGCTCCTTACTGGCTCATCGGCCTCGCCGTGTTCCGCGAGGTCGCCATCGCCATCGCCGCGCTGGCGATCGCCGCGGCGGGGGCCCGGCGCATGGACGTGCGGTGGTTCGGCAAGGCGGGCACGTTCGGGCTCCTCGTCGCCTTCCCGCTGTTTCTCGGCGTGCGGGCTCACGTGAGCTGGGAGGATCAGGCGCGCCTCTGCGCGTGGATCGCGGCGATTCCCGGCCTCATCTTCGGGTACATCGCAGCTGTTCTGTACATCCCGGACGCCCGTCGGGCGATCCAAGAGGGGCGCGCCGCGCGCGACGCCCAGGAGGTTTCCGCATGA
- a CDS encoding L,D-transpeptidase: MTGRRGIAAVLGLVLVGALGAACKGPSHEEAFVPEPPTTTAAPAPAAAQVPVIPGLPPQTKIAIAALATGPSVHVFSAPSAATPVQTLANPTAEGVTLAMLAVDQQGSDWYYVRLPERPNGSMGWIRASEVQLTPVDNRVVVSVGTRMLRVLDHNDQVLYETNVAVGKPRTPTPLGRFYIDIWMPNPGSPYGAYLLSIAGFSDALKTFEGGRGQVAMHGWSNTAVMGTAASNGCVRMRNGDITRVAGLAPVGTPVEIIA; the protein is encoded by the coding sequence GTGACAGGGCGCCGGGGAATCGCAGCTGTACTGGGCCTTGTGCTCGTCGGCGCGCTCGGCGCCGCGTGCAAGGGGCCGAGCCACGAAGAGGCGTTCGTGCCCGAACCACCGACCACCACTGCGGCGCCCGCCCCTGCCGCGGCGCAGGTTCCCGTCATCCCGGGCTTACCCCCGCAGACGAAGATCGCGATCGCCGCCTTGGCCACGGGCCCGTCGGTCCACGTGTTCAGCGCTCCCAGCGCGGCGACGCCGGTGCAGACCCTGGCGAATCCGACCGCCGAGGGCGTCACGTTGGCGATGCTCGCCGTCGACCAGCAGGGCAGCGACTGGTACTACGTCCGGTTGCCCGAGCGTCCGAACGGGTCGATGGGCTGGATCCGCGCCAGTGAAGTCCAACTCACGCCCGTCGACAATCGCGTCGTCGTCAGCGTTGGCACACGCATGCTGCGCGTGCTCGACCACAACGACCAGGTGCTGTACGAGACGAATGTCGCCGTCGGCAAGCCGCGCACGCCCACCCCGCTCGGCCGCTTCTACATCGACATCTGGATGCCGAACCCGGGTAGCCCGTACGGCGCCTATCTCCTCAGCATCGCCGGCTTCTCCGACGCCCTAAAGACGTTCGAGGGCGGCCGGGGCCAGGTGGCGATGCACGGTTGGTCCAACACCGCGGTCATGGGCACGGCGGCGAGCAACGGCTGCGTGCGCATGCGCAACGGCGACATCACCCGAGTCGCCGGCTTGGCGCCCGTCGGGACGCCCGTCGAGATAATCGCCTAG
- a CDS encoding serine hydrolase domain-containing protein → MKVDPDGAGLDAKQLARIGEHLQARYIEPGKITGCQVTVARQGVVGYFESFGEMDREAAKPTADDTIYRLFSMTKPIAGVALMKLYEQGHFQLGDPVHRWIPEWKNLKVKTPDGLVDQVRPMSVKDCLMHTTGLGWGIDGELTMDKFLPAMTALRGGDKGTLEGLTEQLARFPLEFQPGTKWLYGLSTDICGRLVECMSGLRFDEFLKQEIFEPLGMVDTDFYVPVDKRDRLAANYIRTGKKELRQLDGQFAAVNTSTPSFLSGGGGLLGTSADYLRFAQMLCNGGELDGVRILGRKTVELMTQNHIPGGGDLQSFHVDGSYGETGFEGVGFGLTMAVGLGPVATASIGSAGDFYWGGAASTIFWVDPAEELVVVFMTQMMPSGTFNFRGQLKSLVYPAIL, encoded by the coding sequence ATGAAAGTTGATCCGGACGGCGCGGGGCTGGACGCCAAGCAGTTGGCGCGCATCGGTGAGCACTTGCAGGCGCGCTACATCGAGCCGGGGAAGATCACCGGTTGTCAGGTGACGGTGGCGCGCCAGGGCGTCGTCGGGTACTTCGAGTCGTTCGGTGAGATGGACCGCGAGGCGGCCAAGCCGACGGCCGACGACACCATCTACCGGCTCTTCTCCATGACCAAGCCGATCGCCGGCGTGGCGTTGATGAAGCTCTACGAGCAGGGCCACTTCCAACTGGGCGACCCCGTGCATCGCTGGATCCCGGAGTGGAAGAACCTCAAGGTCAAGACGCCCGACGGCCTCGTCGACCAGGTGCGCCCGATGTCGGTCAAGGACTGCCTGATGCACACCACCGGCCTCGGTTGGGGCATCGACGGCGAGCTCACGATGGACAAGTTCCTGCCGGCGATGACGGCGTTGCGCGGCGGTGACAAGGGGACGCTCGAGGGCCTCACCGAACAGCTGGCGCGGTTTCCCCTCGAGTTCCAGCCCGGCACGAAGTGGCTTTACGGCCTGTCGACCGACATCTGTGGCCGGCTCGTCGAGTGCATGTCGGGCCTGCGCTTCGACGAGTTCCTCAAGCAGGAGATCTTCGAGCCCCTGGGCATGGTCGACACCGACTTCTACGTTCCGGTCGACAAGCGCGACCGGCTGGCGGCCAACTACATCCGCACGGGCAAGAAGGAGCTGCGTCAACTCGATGGGCAGTTCGCGGCGGTGAACACGTCGACGCCGAGCTTCCTATCCGGTGGCGGCGGCCTGCTCGGCACGAGCGCTGACTACCTGCGCTTCGCCCAGATGCTGTGCAACGGCGGCGAGCTCGACGGCGTGCGCATCCTCGGCCGTAAGACCGTCGAGCTAATGACGCAGAACCACATCCCCGGCGGTGGCGATCTGCAGAGCTTCCACGTCGACGGCAGCTACGGCGAGACGGGCTTCGAGGGCGTCGGCTTCGGCCTCACCATGGCGGTCGGCCTCGGTCCGGTGGCGACGGCGAGCATCGGCTCCGCCGGTGACTTCTACTGGGGCGGCGCGGCCTCGACGATCTTCTGGGTCGACCCCGCGGAGGAACTCGTGGTCGTGTTCATGACCCAGATGATGCCTTCGGGCACGTTCAACTTCCGCGGCCAGCTGAAGTCGCTCGTCTACCCGGCGATCCTCTAG
- a CDS encoding ATP-binding protein, whose product MSVGEPRRLTVGGYIAVGFSVAILALGLVLVTTTTTSFRRERVKAVAELRVAAQYTADSEESSIPQTAQSLNGVAGDASIASFNPQRCAATMSGFAGFASQAGVFVLDPAGHLVCSLGDSYALPAGDWVARTRAQSTTVVTDTLLDPKTSHPTTLYAMPIPPGSTDGGALVVLWDSSARSLPVPANMSHGISVFELDKARSMIVAASANSPHKPGIVSAKSWLRLPLGDATARKDVDGVERIYQEVHMDGTGTWVLAAIPKSVAMAEPRAELRNNLIVGAAVVLLVIVLGFLMQRRIARPIKTLKDVIVASAEDHIVNAVPEGPAEVAAVARAFNTTMHERRELESDLADALKQAQRASQLKSEFLANMSHEIRTPMNGVLGMLSLLEDAEVTTDVRDCLVTMSDSAKSLMAILNELLDFSKLEAGMMSTERAEFSVREVLRGAVSPWVGIAGRKNVPLVATVDQDLPDELIGDPTRVRQILSNLIDNAVKFTTRGRITVTATKQPGDVVRFAVTDSGIGITEEGRAHLFEPFVQADGSTTRRFGGTGLGLAICKQLAEFMGGRIGVDSVFGEGSTFWFELPLPVARGFAEDSAVEAVADEPTPAVVDDVCGLRVLVVDDNLVNQKVAVQMLRKLGYDVSVAGDGVAALRAIDAGVFDIVLMDVQMPVMDGWEATTELRRRGRTIPIVAMTASALEEDRQRCAAVGMDGYVVKPMNLDSLHGEITRVLAHAADIEPAVSA is encoded by the coding sequence GTGAGCGTGGGCGAACCGAGACGATTGACGGTCGGCGGCTACATCGCCGTCGGATTCAGTGTGGCAATCCTGGCCCTCGGGCTCGTACTGGTCACCACTACGACCACGAGTTTCCGGCGCGAGCGCGTCAAGGCGGTTGCCGAGTTGCGCGTCGCCGCGCAGTACACCGCCGATAGCGAGGAATCATCGATCCCGCAGACGGCGCAGTCGCTCAACGGTGTTGCCGGCGACGCCTCGATCGCGTCGTTCAATCCACAGCGCTGCGCCGCGACGATGTCAGGTTTCGCTGGCTTCGCATCGCAAGCCGGCGTGTTCGTGCTCGACCCCGCCGGCCACCTCGTGTGCTCGCTCGGTGACTCCTACGCGTTGCCGGCCGGTGACTGGGTCGCCCGCACCCGGGCACAGTCGACCACCGTCGTGACCGACACGCTGTTGGATCCGAAGACGTCGCACCCGACGACGCTCTACGCCATGCCGATCCCGCCGGGTTCGACCGACGGTGGCGCGCTCGTCGTGCTGTGGGACAGTTCGGCGCGGTCGCTGCCGGTGCCGGCAAACATGAGCCACGGGATCTCGGTGTTCGAGCTCGACAAGGCCCGCTCCATGATCGTCGCCGCGTCGGCCAACTCGCCCCACAAACCGGGCATCGTTTCGGCGAAGTCGTGGCTGCGCTTGCCTCTCGGTGACGCCACCGCCCGCAAAGACGTCGACGGCGTCGAGCGCATCTACCAAGAAGTGCACATGGACGGCACCGGCACGTGGGTTCTCGCCGCCATCCCGAAGAGCGTGGCCATGGCGGAGCCGCGCGCCGAGCTGCGCAACAACCTCATCGTTGGCGCCGCCGTCGTGCTGCTCGTGATCGTCCTCGGCTTCCTCATGCAGCGGCGTATCGCCCGCCCGATCAAGACGCTCAAGGACGTGATCGTGGCGTCGGCTGAGGATCACATTGTCAACGCCGTGCCGGAGGGGCCGGCGGAGGTTGCCGCCGTCGCGCGCGCCTTCAACACCACGATGCACGAGCGGCGCGAACTCGAGTCCGATCTCGCCGACGCCCTGAAGCAGGCCCAGCGGGCGTCGCAGCTCAAATCCGAATTCCTGGCGAACATGAGCCACGAGATCCGCACACCGATGAACGGCGTGCTCGGGATGCTCAGCTTGCTCGAAGACGCCGAGGTCACCACCGACGTGCGTGACTGCCTCGTGACGATGAGCGATTCGGCGAAGTCGCTGATGGCGATCCTCAACGAACTGCTCGACTTCTCGAAGCTCGAAGCCGGAATGATGAGCACCGAGCGCGCCGAGTTCAGCGTGCGCGAGGTCCTGCGCGGTGCGGTCAGCCCGTGGGTTGGTATCGCCGGCCGCAAGAACGTGCCGTTGGTGGCGACGGTCGACCAAGACCTGCCCGACGAGCTGATCGGCGACCCGACGCGCGTGCGCCAGATTCTGTCGAACTTGATCGACAACGCCGTGAAGTTCACGACGCGCGGTCGCATCACTGTCACCGCGACCAAGCAACCCGGCGACGTCGTGCGCTTCGCCGTCACCGATTCCGGCATCGGCATCACCGAAGAAGGCCGCGCCCACCTGTTCGAGCCCTTTGTTCAAGCCGACGGTTCGACGACCCGGCGCTTCGGCGGTACGGGCCTGGGCCTTGCCATCTGCAAACAGCTCGCGGAGTTCATGGGCGGAAGGATCGGCGTCGACAGCGTGTTCGGCGAAGGCAGCACCTTCTGGTTCGAACTGCCCCTTCCTGTCGCGCGCGGCTTCGCCGAGGACAGCGCTGTCGAGGCGGTCGCCGACGAGCCCACCCCCGCCGTGGTCGACGATGTGTGTGGGCTGCGCGTCCTCGTGGTCGACGACAACCTGGTCAACCAGAAGGTGGCCGTGCAGATGCTGCGCAAGCTCGGGTACGACGTCTCGGTGGCCGGCGACGGGGTCGCGGCGCTGCGCGCCATCGACGCCGGCGTCTTTGACATCGTCCTCATGGACGTGCAGATGCCGGTGATGGACGGTTGGGAGGCGACGACCGAACTGCGTCGTCGCGGTCGCACCATTCCCATCGTCGCGATGACCGCCTCGGCACTCGAGGAGGACCGCCAGCGCTGCGCGGCGGTCGGGATGGACGGCTACGTCGTCAAACCGATGAACCTCGACTCCCTCCACGGCGAGATCACACGCGTGCTCGCGCACGCCGCCGATATCGAGCCGGCCGTTTCCGCGTAA
- a CDS encoding hydroxymethylglutaryl-CoA lyase, with product MSTFPREVAIREVGPRDGLQAESPVSIETRVALIDALSTTGLRTIEAVSFVSEKAVPAMAGAAEVMAKITRVDGVAYIGLVPNLRGAQAAFDAGIDGLTVIMSASEIYSQKNTKRTIDESLDAATAISDFVDERVSVDVVISCAFGSPYEGDIAPEAVADIVRRAWDTGATAVTLADTTGMATPRRIDDVLDEVGTDVGLHLHETRGTALVNAYAALERGVARFDTSVGGLGGSPFAAGAAGNLATEDFVHLLDDLGIRSGVELAALLAVDETLAAAIGHPVASNIARAGPRNALV from the coding sequence GTGAGCACGTTTCCGCGGGAGGTGGCGATCCGCGAAGTCGGTCCGCGTGACGGGTTACAGGCCGAATCGCCCGTCTCGATCGAGACGCGCGTCGCTCTCATCGACGCATTGAGCACGACGGGCCTGCGCACCATCGAAGCGGTGTCGTTCGTCTCGGAGAAAGCGGTGCCGGCGATGGCGGGCGCGGCTGAGGTGATGGCCAAGATCACGCGGGTCGACGGCGTCGCCTACATCGGCCTTGTGCCCAACCTGCGCGGCGCGCAGGCGGCGTTCGACGCCGGCATCGACGGATTGACGGTGATCATGTCGGCGTCGGAGATCTACAGCCAGAAGAACACGAAGCGGACGATCGACGAGTCGTTGGACGCCGCGACCGCGATCAGCGACTTCGTCGACGAACGGGTATCCGTCGACGTCGTCATCAGCTGCGCGTTCGGTTCGCCGTACGAAGGCGACATCGCACCCGAGGCGGTGGCCGACATCGTGCGCCGCGCCTGGGATACGGGCGCGACCGCTGTCACCCTCGCCGACACCACGGGTATGGCCACGCCGCGCCGCATTGACGACGTGCTCGACGAGGTGGGCACCGACGTCGGACTCCACTTGCACGAGACGCGTGGGACCGCGCTGGTCAACGCCTACGCGGCCCTCGAACGCGGGGTGGCGCGCTTCGACACGTCGGTCGGTGGCTTGGGTGGTTCGCCCTTTGCCGCCGGCGCCGCCGGCAACCTGGCGACCGAAGACTTCGTCCACCTGCTCGACGACCTCGGCATCCGCAGCGGTGTGGAGCTCGCCGCGCTCCTTGCCGTCGACGAGACGCTGGCGGCGGCCATCGGCCACCCGGTGGCGAGCAACATCGCCCGCGCGGGACCGCGTAATGCCCTGGTGTGA